A part of Streptomyces sp. NBC_01235 genomic DNA contains:
- a CDS encoding MDR family MFS transporter, with protein MSVAALRRAARETLSGLPREFWWLWTSTLVNRLGAFVATFMALYLTLDRGYSASYAGLVASLHGLGGVISSLGGGVMADRLGRRPTLLIAQTSTALSVALLGFVTDPLAIAGVAFLVGMASNASRPAVQAMMADIVRPEDRVRAFSLNYWAINLGFAVSSMAAGFIAEVSYRAGFLVEAGMTLVCALVVFLKLPESRPQQQEKAAREDSVGLGTVLRDGRFMGVVGLSFLVALIFQQGSVGLPVAMGAAGFTPADYGMAIAVNGVLIVALQLPVTRFIEHRDPRRLLVVSSVLAGYGFGLTAFAGSVGVFALTVCVWTLAEIVNAPTQTGLVVRLSPTHGRGRYQGMYTLSWAVASLVSPLMSGFVIDRFGADWLWGMCAVVGTAAGLGYGVLMRHLPGEGPTPADLPADDDATIAPTKPEVSAA; from the coding sequence ATGTCCGTCGCCGCCCTGAGACGTGCCGCCCGCGAGACCCTCTCCGGGCTGCCCCGCGAGTTCTGGTGGCTGTGGACCAGCACTCTCGTGAACCGGCTCGGCGCCTTCGTCGCCACCTTCATGGCGCTGTACCTCACCCTCGACCGCGGGTACTCCGCCTCCTACGCCGGACTGGTCGCCTCTCTCCACGGGCTCGGCGGGGTGATCTCCTCCCTCGGGGGCGGCGTCATGGCGGACCGGCTCGGGCGGCGGCCCACGCTGCTCATCGCGCAGACCTCCACCGCCCTCTCCGTCGCGCTCCTCGGGTTCGTCACCGATCCCCTCGCCATCGCCGGCGTCGCCTTCCTCGTCGGGATGGCCTCCAACGCCTCCCGGCCGGCCGTGCAGGCGATGATGGCCGACATCGTGCGGCCCGAGGACCGGGTCCGCGCCTTCTCGCTCAACTACTGGGCCATCAACCTCGGGTTCGCCGTCTCCTCCATGGCCGCCGGGTTCATCGCCGAGGTCAGCTACCGCGCCGGGTTCCTCGTCGAGGCCGGGATGACGTTGGTGTGCGCCCTCGTCGTCTTCCTCAAGCTGCCCGAGTCGCGCCCCCAGCAGCAGGAGAAGGCCGCCCGGGAGGACTCCGTCGGGCTCGGGACCGTACTGCGCGACGGACGGTTCATGGGCGTCGTCGGGCTGTCCTTCCTCGTGGCGCTCATCTTCCAGCAGGGTTCCGTGGGGCTGCCCGTGGCGATGGGCGCGGCCGGGTTCACGCCGGCCGACTACGGCATGGCGATCGCCGTCAACGGTGTGCTCATCGTGGCGCTGCAACTCCCCGTCACCCGGTTCATCGAGCACCGGGATCCGCGGCGGCTGCTGGTCGTCTCCTCCGTCCTCGCCGGGTACGGGTTCGGGCTCACCGCCTTCGCCGGGTCGGTCGGCGTCTTCGCGCTCACCGTCTGCGTGTGGACCCTGGCCGAGATCGTCAACGCGCCGACCCAGACCGGACTCGTCGTCCGTCTCTCCCCCACCCACGGACGCGGCCGCTACCAGGGCATGTACACCCTCTCCTGGGCGGTGGCCTCCCTGGTCTCCCCGTTGATGTCCGGCTTCGTCATCGACCGCTTCGGCGCTGACTGGCTGTGGGGCATGTGCGCGGTCGTGGGGACGGCGGCGGGACTCGGCTACGGGGTGCTGATGCGCCACCTGCCGGGCGAGGGGCCCACCCCGGCCGACCTCCCGGCCGATGACGATGCCACCATCGCGCCGACGAAGCCCGAGGTCAGCGCGGCCTGA
- a CDS encoding DUF2000 domain-containing protein, with protein sequence MNTEPMSSTEPMRFDTKIAVLLREDLETWQRLNVTAFLVSGLGTAVPEVIGEPYEDADGVPYLPMFRQPVLVFEGTKETLAAAHARVLSRALPRAVFTTDLFTTGNDHDNRAAVRAVRTSDLDLAGLAVYGPRNAVDKVLKGARMHP encoded by the coding sequence ATGAACACTGAACCGATGTCGAGCACGGAACCGATGCGCTTCGACACCAAGATCGCCGTCCTGCTGCGCGAGGACCTGGAGACCTGGCAGCGCCTGAACGTCACCGCGTTCCTGGTCAGCGGCCTCGGCACGGCGGTCCCCGAGGTGATCGGGGAGCCGTACGAGGACGCGGACGGCGTCCCGTACCTCCCGATGTTCCGCCAGCCGGTGCTGGTCTTCGAGGGCACGAAGGAGACCCTCGCGGCCGCCCACGCGCGCGTGCTCTCCCGCGCCCTCCCGCGCGCCGTGTTCACGACCGACCTCTTCACCACCGGCAACGACCACGACAACCGCGCCGCTGTACGCGCCGTACGGACGTCCGACCTGGACCTGGCGGGCCTGGCGGTCTACGGGCCACGCAACGCGGTGGACAAGGTGCTGAAGGGGGCCCGGATGCATCCGTGA
- a CDS encoding AraC family transcriptional regulator, which produces MAARQEVSAWRPAVPGVVEVFHARFTEYAYPMHVHEAWTLLIVDDGAVRYDLDRHEHGTPHDTVTLLPPHVPHNGSAATSDGFRKRVLYLDAEVLGEELIGAAVDSPDLRDPVLRRRVGQLHSALARPGDELEADSRLTLIGERLRAHLRARRPGGPARRDPVLARRLRELLDERVVEGLVLGEAAGLVQAHPAHLVRAFGGAYGIAPHQYLTARRVDLARRLLLDGRPPGEVAAAAGFYDQAHLTRHFRKLVGVTPGRYARKFPVR; this is translated from the coding sequence ATGGCCGCCCGGCAGGAAGTCTCCGCCTGGCGCCCGGCCGTCCCGGGCGTCGTGGAGGTCTTCCACGCCCGTTTCACCGAGTACGCCTACCCGATGCACGTCCACGAGGCGTGGACGCTGCTCATCGTCGACGACGGCGCCGTACGGTACGACCTCGACCGGCACGAGCACGGCACCCCGCACGACACGGTGACCCTGCTGCCGCCGCACGTCCCGCACAACGGGTCCGCCGCCACGTCCGACGGCTTCCGCAAGCGGGTTCTGTACCTCGATGCCGAGGTGCTCGGCGAGGAGTTGATCGGGGCGGCCGTCGACTCGCCCGACCTGCGGGATCCCGTGCTGCGGCGGCGGGTGGGGCAGTTGCACTCCGCGCTCGCCCGGCCCGGCGACGAGTTGGAGGCCGACAGCCGGCTGACGCTGATCGGCGAGCGGTTGCGGGCGCATTTGCGGGCGCGGCGGCCGGGCGGTCCTGCGCGCCGTGACCCCGTCCTTGCCCGCCGGCTCCGTGAGCTCCTCGACGAACGTGTCGTCGAAGGGCTCGTACTGGGCGAGGCGGCAGGGCTGGTGCAGGCCCATCCGGCCCATCTCGTACGGGCGTTCGGCGGGGCGTACGGCATCGCACCGCACCAGTACCTCACCGCGCGCCGCGTCGACCTCGCCCGTCGGCTCCTGCTCGACGGGCGTCCGCCGGGGGAGGTCGCCGCGGCGGCCGGGTTCTACGACCAGGCCCATCTCACGCGGCATTTCCGGAAGTTGGTGGGGGTCACGCCGGGACGGTATGCGCGGAAGTTCCCCGTCCGGTGA
- a CDS encoding YbjN domain-containing protein — translation MGDVEKTAAQVIEGFLKDAELEWEAPAPGTYVVQLPGTRKLKTTVSLIVGRHSLSLNAFVIRHPDENESGVHRWLLERNLKLYGVSYAVDQLGDVYVTARLPLAVVTADEVDRLMGQVLEAADGAFDTLLELGFASAIRREYAWRVSRGESTRNLDAFTHLTQRPADAPDPVRKGQGEPDPVRKGQGER, via the coding sequence ATGGGTGACGTGGAGAAGACGGCCGCGCAGGTCATCGAGGGTTTCCTGAAGGACGCGGAGCTGGAGTGGGAGGCCCCCGCGCCCGGCACCTACGTGGTCCAACTCCCAGGCACCCGCAAACTCAAGACGACCGTCTCCCTGATCGTCGGCCGTCACTCCCTCTCTCTGAACGCCTTCGTCATCCGCCATCCCGACGAGAACGAGTCCGGCGTCCACCGCTGGCTCCTGGAGCGCAACCTCAAGCTGTACGGCGTGAGTTACGCCGTCGACCAGCTCGGTGACGTCTACGTCACCGCCCGCCTCCCCCTCGCCGTGGTCACCGCCGACGAGGTCGACCGCCTCATGGGCCAGGTCCTGGAGGCCGCCGACGGCGCCTTCGACACCCTCCTCGAGCTGGGCTTCGCGAGCGCCATCCGCAGGGAGTACGCCTGGCGCGTCTCCCGGGGCGAGTCGACACGCAACCTGGACGCGTTCACGCATCTGACGCAACGCCCGGCCGACGCGCCGGATCCGGTCAGGAAGGGGCAGGGAGAGCCGGATCCGGTCAGGAAGGGGCAGGGGGAGAGGTAG
- the mshA gene encoding D-inositol-3-phosphate glycosyltransferase — MSQYVNRLGRRSPAAPSRLRLHRRPRRVAMLSVHTSPLHQPGTGDAGGMNVYIVELAQRLAAINIEVEIFTRATTGGLPPTVELAPGVLVRHVDAGPYEGLAKEDLPAQLCAFTHGVMQAWAGHRPGYYDLVHSHYWLSGHVGWLAAQRWGAPLVHAMHTMAKVKNANLADGDTPEPAARVIGETQIVTAADRLIANTAEEADELVRHYHAEPGKVAVVHPGVNLDRFRPADGRAAARARLDLPQDALVPLFAGRIQPLKAPDVLLRAVAVLLDERPELRSRIVVPVVGGPSGSGLAKPEGLQKLAARLGIADVVRFRPPVGQDQLADWFRAASVLVVPSYSESFGLVAIEAQAAGTPVLAASVGGLPVAVRDGETGFLVQGHDPAAYARVLERFADGPELPARMGAAATAHAQSFGWDTAAAATADVYAAATQAHRRRVRSEHG, encoded by the coding sequence GTGAGCCAGTACGTCAACAGGCTCGGGCGTCGCTCTCCGGCGGCTCCCTCGCGGCTCAGGCTCCACCGCCGCCCCCGCCGCGTCGCGATGCTCTCCGTGCACACCTCACCGCTCCACCAGCCCGGCACCGGCGACGCCGGCGGCATGAACGTCTACATCGTCGAGCTCGCGCAGCGCCTCGCCGCGATCAACATCGAGGTCGAGATCTTCACGCGCGCGACCACCGGCGGCCTCCCGCCGACCGTCGAACTGGCCCCCGGGGTCCTCGTCCGGCACGTCGACGCGGGCCCCTACGAGGGCCTCGCCAAGGAGGACCTCCCGGCCCAGCTGTGCGCTTTCACGCACGGCGTGATGCAGGCCTGGGCAGGCCACCGCCCCGGCTACTACGACCTGGTCCACTCGCACTACTGGCTCTCCGGCCACGTCGGCTGGCTCGCCGCCCAGCGCTGGGGCGCCCCCCTGGTGCACGCCATGCACACCATGGCCAAGGTCAAGAACGCCAACCTGGCCGACGGCGACACCCCCGAACCCGCCGCCCGCGTCATCGGCGAGACCCAGATCGTCACCGCCGCGGACCGCCTCATCGCCAACACGGCGGAGGAGGCCGACGAACTCGTACGGCACTACCACGCAGAGCCCGGCAAGGTCGCCGTCGTGCACCCCGGCGTCAACCTCGACCGGTTCCGCCCCGCCGACGGCCGGGCCGCGGCCCGTGCCCGCCTCGACCTGCCCCAGGACGCCCTGGTCCCTCTCTTCGCTGGCCGCATCCAGCCCCTGAAGGCCCCGGACGTCCTCCTGCGCGCGGTGGCCGTGCTCCTGGACGAGCGCCCGGAGCTCCGCTCCCGCATCGTCGTCCCCGTGGTCGGCGGCCCCAGCGGCAGCGGCCTCGCCAAGCCGGAGGGCCTGCAGAAGCTGGCGGCACGGCTGGGCATCGCGGACGTCGTACGGTTCCGTCCGCCGGTCGGCCAGGACCAGCTCGCGGACTGGTTCCGGGCGGCGTCGGTGCTGGTCGTCCCCTCCTACAGCGAGTCCTTCGGCCTGGTCGCCATAGAGGCCCAGGCGGCCGGCACCCCGGTCCTCGCGGCCTCGGTCGGCGGGCTCCCGGTGGCCGTACGGGACGGCGAGACGGGCTTCCTGGTGCAGGGCCACGATCCGGCCGCCTACGCGCGTGTGCTCGAACGTTTCGCCGACGGCCCCGAACTCCCCGCCCGGATGGGCGCGGCCGCCACCGCGCACGCCCAGTCCTTCGGCTGGGACACCGCGGCCGCCGCCACCGCCGACGTCTACGCGGCCGCGACCCAGGCCCACCGCCGTCGCGTACGCTCCGAGCATGGGTGA
- a CDS encoding class I SAM-dependent methyltransferase yields the protein MTSRAPARPVGTVTRGTTNPNRLRRMDRWIAATHGAELRRAGEPLAVDLGYGAAPWTAVELLARLRSVAPRARVVGVEIEPARVAAAERYAREGLVFRHGGFEIPVPQRPHLVRAANVLRQYDEDEVAAVWERLCARLAPADPVTGSHGGLLVEGTCDEIGRRHVWVALGPEGPRTVTFATRLGSLERPSDLAERLPKALIHRNVPGEPVHAFLRDFDRAWAAAAPYASYGARQRWIRAVRDLTADWPVTDGPVRWRQGEVTVRWGALAPRR from the coding sequence ATGACATCCCGCGCCCCCGCCCGCCCCGTGGGCACGGTCACGCGCGGGACGACCAATCCCAACCGGCTGCGTCGCATGGACCGCTGGATCGCCGCCACGCACGGCGCCGAGCTGCGGAGGGCCGGCGAGCCGCTCGCCGTCGACCTCGGGTACGGCGCCGCGCCCTGGACGGCCGTCGAGTTGCTGGCGCGGCTGCGTTCCGTCGCGCCACGCGCGCGTGTCGTGGGCGTGGAGATCGAACCGGCCCGGGTCGCGGCCGCCGAGCGGTACGCGCGCGAGGGGCTGGTCTTCCGGCACGGCGGGTTCGAGATCCCCGTGCCCCAGCGGCCGCACCTCGTGCGCGCCGCCAACGTCCTGCGGCAGTACGACGAGGACGAGGTCGCCGCCGTCTGGGAGCGTCTGTGCGCGCGGCTCGCGCCGGCCGATCCGGTGACCGGGTCCCATGGCGGCCTGCTCGTCGAGGGCACCTGCGACGAGATCGGGCGTCGGCACGTGTGGGTCGCGCTCGGTCCGGAGGGGCCGCGCACGGTGACCTTCGCGACCCGGCTGGGGTCGCTGGAGCGGCCCTCGGACCTGGCGGAGCGGCTGCCCAAGGCGCTGATCCACCGCAATGTTCCGGGTGAGCCGGTGCACGCCTTCCTGCGCGACTTCGACCGCGCCTGGGCGGCCGCCGCGCCCTACGCCTCGTACGGCGCCCGTCAGCGGTGGATCCGCGCGGTGCGGGACCTGACGGCCGACTGGCCGGTGACGGACGGGCCGGTGCGCTGGCGGCAGGGGGAAGTGACGGTGCGGTGGGGGGCGTTGGCGCCCCGCCGGTGA
- a CDS encoding C40 family peptidase codes for MGTGKRGLLAAAVTVVCAVTVLGAPGTAFAGPSAPDPGPSPTTSATAGSSAPPLPSTASNKDLEAVHTKLEALYHDAAVATDAYNAAEEAAKKQSAEIVELAKKIVAGQAKLDGLKDRAGAAARAQYRTGGLPDEAQLMLSDDPSEFLDGAGRVLQGERATKGLIGELTRTQQDLEQYSKDASAQWQKLEAGRKIKAAAQKKIETQIAAAEKLESQLEKKEKERLEQLERETAQEAQTAWLDTGVLDEINSAASVQGKKAVQFATAQIGKPYVWGAEGPDSFDCSGLTSEAWRSAGQPIPRTSQEQWKQLPHVAVEDMRPGDLIIYFDDASHVALYVGDGAIIHAPRPGRTVTLAGAGSMPILGVVRPDA; via the coding sequence ATGGGTACGGGCAAGCGCGGCCTGCTCGCGGCGGCCGTGACCGTGGTCTGCGCGGTCACCGTGCTGGGTGCGCCCGGCACCGCGTTCGCCGGCCCCAGCGCTCCCGACCCCGGTCCCAGTCCCACCACGTCGGCGACGGCGGGTTCTTCGGCCCCTCCGCTCCCCTCGACCGCGTCCAACAAGGACCTCGAGGCCGTCCACACCAAGCTCGAAGCGCTCTACCACGACGCCGCGGTCGCCACCGACGCCTACAACGCGGCCGAGGAAGCGGCGAAGAAGCAGTCCGCGGAGATCGTCGAACTGGCCAAGAAGATCGTCGCGGGCCAGGCGAAACTGGACGGCCTGAAGGACCGCGCGGGCGCCGCGGCCCGTGCCCAGTACCGCACCGGCGGGCTGCCGGACGAGGCGCAGTTGATGCTGAGCGACGACCCGTCGGAGTTCCTCGACGGCGCCGGCCGGGTGCTCCAGGGCGAGCGCGCGACCAAGGGCCTGATCGGCGAACTGACACGTACCCAGCAGGACTTGGAGCAGTACTCCAAGGACGCCTCCGCCCAGTGGCAGAAGCTGGAGGCGGGCCGCAAGATCAAGGCGGCGGCCCAGAAGAAGATCGAGACGCAGATCGCGGCGGCCGAGAAGCTCGAGTCCCAGCTGGAGAAGAAGGAGAAGGAGCGCCTCGAACAGCTGGAGCGGGAGACCGCGCAGGAGGCGCAGACCGCCTGGCTGGACACGGGCGTTCTCGACGAGATCAACAGCGCGGCGTCCGTACAGGGCAAGAAGGCCGTGCAGTTCGCCACCGCGCAGATCGGCAAGCCGTACGTGTGGGGCGCCGAGGGCCCGGACTCCTTCGACTGCTCCGGACTGACCTCCGAGGCCTGGCGGAGCGCCGGTCAGCCGATACCGCGCACCTCGCAGGAGCAGTGGAAGCAGCTGCCGCACGTCGCCGTCGAGGACATGCGCCCCGGCGACCTGATCATCTACTTCGACGACGCCAGCCATGTCGCGCTGTACGTGGGCGACGGCGCGATCATCCACGCCCCGCGCCCGGGGCGGACGGTCACGCTCGCGGGGGCGGGCTCGATGCCGATACTCGGGGTGGTCCGGCCGGACGCGTGA
- a CDS encoding PP2C family protein-serine/threonine phosphatase, producing MPVPIPRQRAIPAVESGQAQVAPTVGGPSREEAAHHEEAVRNEEAVRNEATTPENDGTLNSTPADGVHHGVSTTGVSTSTPSTGATSTSGASTLGASATAGTVHTTLTLLMIEDDPTAAPIVHDLHDSDGKPIRVRTARNLTEAERLLTDDVHCILLDLALPAPGKASEADDELAVLRHVLRLAPRHAVLALTASGDAERGAEAVRVGAQDYLFKDELDGRLLSRAIRYAVERKRSDTAERRLAEGKLRAQENARLERGLLPTPLLEGSPLRFAARYRPGRSRALLGGDFYDTVRTPDGTVHAMIGDVCGHGPDEAALGVELRIAWRALTLAGLCGDELLNTLQQVLEHERDDDEIFATLCTVDIAPDGRRAGLCLAGHPAPLIARPGRPAQLLPNDNNGPALGLLPGARWPRMQVELGAEWSLMLYTDGLIEGRIGEGRERLGQDGMVEMIRRQLSEGLGGEALLRAAVNEVRELNGGELTDDVAVLLLDRVP from the coding sequence ATGCCCGTACCCATACCGCGGCAGAGAGCGATCCCGGCCGTGGAGAGCGGTCAGGCGCAGGTCGCGCCCACAGTCGGCGGCCCCTCCAGGGAAGAAGCCGCTCACCATGAGGAAGCCGTTCGCAACGAGGAAGCCGTTCGCAACGAGGCGACGACACCCGAGAACGACGGCACGCTCAACTCCACGCCCGCCGACGGCGTCCACCATGGCGTGAGCACCACCGGCGTGAGCACCAGCACGCCCTCCACCGGCGCGACCTCCACCAGTGGGGCCTCCACCCTCGGGGCCTCCGCCACCGCGGGAACCGTCCACACCACCCTCACCCTGCTGATGATCGAGGACGATCCCACGGCCGCGCCGATCGTCCACGACCTGCACGACTCGGACGGCAAGCCGATCCGGGTGCGCACCGCCCGCAACCTCACCGAGGCCGAGCGGCTGCTCACCGACGACGTGCACTGCATCCTGCTGGACCTCGCGCTGCCCGCGCCCGGCAAGGCGAGCGAGGCCGACGACGAGCTCGCCGTCCTGCGGCACGTGCTCCGTCTCGCGCCCCGGCACGCCGTGCTCGCGCTCACCGCGTCCGGCGACGCCGAGCGCGGCGCCGAGGCGGTGCGTGTGGGCGCCCAGGACTACCTCTTCAAGGACGAGCTGGACGGACGGCTGCTGAGCCGCGCGATCCGGTACGCGGTGGAGCGCAAACGCTCCGACACCGCCGAGCGGCGGCTCGCCGAGGGCAAGCTGCGCGCGCAGGAGAACGCCCGCCTGGAGCGCGGCCTGCTGCCCACACCGCTCCTGGAGGGCTCCCCGCTGCGCTTCGCCGCCCGCTACCGCCCCGGCCGCTCGCGCGCGCTGCTCGGCGGCGACTTCTACGACACCGTCCGCACCCCGGACGGCACCGTGCACGCCATGATCGGTGACGTCTGCGGGCACGGCCCGGACGAGGCGGCGCTCGGCGTGGAGCTGCGCATCGCCTGGCGGGCGCTGACGCTGGCCGGTCTGTGCGGGGACGAGCTGCTCAACACGCTCCAGCAGGTGCTGGAACACGAGCGCGACGACGACGAGATCTTCGCGACGCTGTGCACGGTGGACATCGCGCCCGACGGCCGCCGCGCGGGCCTGTGCCTGGCCGGCCACCCGGCACCGCTGATCGCCCGTCCGGGCCGGCCCGCACAGCTGCTGCCGAACGACAACAACGGCCCCGCCCTCGGGCTGCTGCCGGGCGCCCGCTGGCCGCGGATGCAGGTCGAGCTGGGGGCCGAGTGGAGCCTGATGCTCTACACCGACGGCCTGATCGAGGGGCGGATCGGCGAGGGCCGGGAGCGGCTGGGCCAGGACGGCATGGTGGAGATGATCCGCCGCCAGCTCTCCGAGGGGCTGGGCGGGGAGGCGCTGCTGCGGGCCGCGGTGAACGAGGTACGGGAGCTCAACGGGGGCGAGCTGACGGACGACGTGGCCGTTCTGTTGCTGGACCGGGTTCCGTAA
- a CDS encoding DUF2516 family protein produces MTGFAGLVWVLYLAMLVLAVVALVMAAVFRDDAYRAANKQNKGFWLIILGIAVAVNLLVPMLFLQLAGLVATIVFFVDVRPALQQVGGGGGWGRRRGGSSSDGPYGPYNGGR; encoded by the coding sequence ATGACAGGCTTCGCGGGGCTGGTGTGGGTGCTCTACCTCGCCATGCTGGTCCTCGCCGTGGTGGCACTGGTGATGGCCGCCGTGTTCCGTGATGACGCGTACCGGGCCGCCAACAAGCAGAACAAGGGCTTCTGGCTGATCATCCTCGGCATCGCGGTCGCGGTGAACCTCCTGGTACCGATGCTCTTCCTGCAGCTCGCGGGGCTCGTCGCCACGATCGTCTTCTTCGTGGACGTACGACCCGCCCTCCAGCAGGTGGGCGGTGGCGGCGGCTGGGGCCGCAGGCGCGGCGGAAGCAGCAGCGACGGCCCGTACGGCCCGTACAACGGCGGCCGATAG
- a CDS encoding helix-turn-helix domain-containing protein produces the protein MASLNVGNLGEYLREQRRNAQLSLRQLADAAGVSNPYLSQIERGLRKPSAEVLQQVAKALRISAETLYVRAGILDAERDRDEVETRAAILADPTLTEQQKQVLLQIYESFRKENGFVDGDGAAGDSEQKSDADPQQTAS, from the coding sequence ATGGCATCGCTCAACGTCGGCAATCTCGGTGAGTACCTGCGCGAGCAGCGGCGCAACGCGCAGCTGTCGCTCCGGCAGCTCGCCGACGCCGCCGGGGTGTCCAATCCGTACCTGAGCCAGATCGAGCGCGGGCTGCGCAAGCCGAGCGCGGAGGTGTTGCAGCAGGTCGCCAAGGCCCTGCGAATCTCCGCGGAGACGCTGTACGTGCGGGCCGGGATCCTCGACGCGGAGCGGGACCGGGACGAGGTGGAGACACGTGCCGCCATACTCGCCGATCCCACACTGACCGAGCAGCAGAAGCAGGTGCTGCTCCAGATCTACGAGTCCTTCCGCAAGGAGAACGGGTTCGTGGACGGCGACGGTGCGGCGGGCGACTCGGAGCAGAAGAGCGACGCCGATCCGCAGCAGACGGCCAGTTGA
- a CDS encoding ATP-binding protein, whose amino-acid sequence MIVWLNGTHGAGKTTTSALVQKLIPDSRVFDAEKVGETLMDITPGLPGPGTDNFQHWPPWRPLVVETARRVLDYTGGTLVMPMTVLVEQYWREISTGLAQHAIPVRHFVLHADQDTLRGRIEGDTLLGPSPFRLKYLEPYAEAARTWLHGEAEVVDTTHLTPAQAALQIAEAVKSRGPRNPAFYSSGSQA is encoded by the coding sequence ATGATCGTATGGCTCAACGGCACCCACGGCGCGGGCAAGACGACGACCAGTGCACTCGTGCAGAAGCTGATCCCGGATTCACGGGTGTTCGACGCCGAGAAGGTCGGCGAGACACTCATGGACATCACGCCGGGACTGCCCGGGCCCGGGACGGACAACTTCCAGCACTGGCCGCCGTGGCGGCCGCTCGTCGTCGAGACCGCCCGCCGCGTACTCGACTACACCGGCGGCACTCTGGTGATGCCCATGACCGTCCTGGTCGAGCAGTACTGGCGCGAGATCAGCACGGGCCTCGCCCAACACGCCATCCCGGTAAGGCACTTCGTCCTCCACGCCGACCAGGACACCCTCCGCGGGCGCATCGAGGGGGACACTCTTCTTGGCCCCTCCCCGTTCCGCCTCAAATACCTCGAGCCCTACGCCGAGGCGGCCCGCACATGGCTGCACGGCGAGGCCGAGGTCGTCGACACCACGCACCTCACGCCCGCCCAGGCCGCCCTGCAGATCGCAGAGGCCGTCAAGAGTCGAGGTCCGCGGAACCCGGCGTTCTACTCCTCCGGCTCCCAGGCCTGA
- a CDS encoding maleylpyruvate isomerase family mycothiol-dependent enzyme, with product MTTTLEFAALLRLIDERSTAFRAAVASAPSLDAQVPTCPEWTLFDLVQHLGEGRRSWAATVAAGPAAAKSASEGAPAAPREREALLAWLTASTQQLLDALREAGPDRGCWTWWGTSESPQTSGAVARHQLQEIAVHTYDAQITVGAPQPLPDEVALDGVDEFLSTCCATTSAWPHKPAVVDFHATEGRSWRLSVSADGARITRLPTPGAMHATAAGEGRDAVAASVRGTAGELVMVLYGRIPVDSLKVDGDRGLFDLLQAWEPEE from the coding sequence GTGACAACGACACTTGAGTTCGCCGCCCTGCTGCGACTGATCGACGAACGGTCGACCGCCTTCCGCGCCGCGGTCGCCTCCGCGCCCAGCCTCGACGCACAGGTGCCGACCTGCCCCGAGTGGACGCTGTTCGATCTGGTGCAGCACCTGGGCGAGGGGCGCCGCTCCTGGGCAGCCACCGTCGCCGCAGGGCCCGCCGCCGCCAAGTCCGCATCGGAGGGCGCCCCGGCCGCGCCTCGGGAGCGCGAGGCCCTGCTGGCCTGGTTGACCGCATCGACGCAGCAGCTACTGGACGCACTGCGGGAGGCGGGCCCGGATCGCGGTTGCTGGACGTGGTGGGGTACGTCGGAGTCGCCGCAGACGTCCGGTGCCGTCGCTCGGCACCAGCTCCAGGAGATCGCGGTGCACACCTACGACGCCCAGATCACCGTGGGTGCCCCGCAGCCGCTGCCGGACGAGGTGGCACTCGACGGTGTCGACGAGTTCCTGTCCACCTGCTGCGCAACGACGAGTGCCTGGCCGCACAAGCCCGCTGTCGTCGACTTCCACGCCACCGAGGGCCGCTCCTGGCGCCTCTCGGTCTCCGCGGACGGCGCACGGATCACCCGTCTTCCCACGCCCGGCGCCATGCACGCCACCGCTGCCGGCGAGGGCCGGGACGCGGTCGCCGCCTCTGTCCGGGGCACGGCCGGTGAGCTGGTCATGGTCCTGTACGGCCGTATTCCTGTGGACTCCCTGAAGGTCGACGGCGACCGAGGTCTCTTCGACCTGCTTCAGGCCTGGGAGCCGGAGGAGTAG